The genomic segment GCGTTCCACTGCCCCAGTCTTTGTAGTAAATCTGCGTGCCGTCTTTGGTGGTGATTGTGCTCATAGTTTTGATTGGGTTGGTGTTTTGTGCTCTTCCGACGTCAAACACTGGGTGAAGACGTCGTCACATTGCCGAGCTAGGGTGAAATCTTTTTCGGTGAGTCCTCCTTCATCATGCGTGGTGAGCGTGAGCGTCACCTTATCAAAATCAATATCAATATAGGGATGATGATTGATTTTTTGAGCGCACTTGGCGATACGCACCACAAAAGTGATGCTCATCGGGAATCCCTCAAACTTGAATGTGCGACGAATGGTTTGGGCGCGCTTCGTCCAGTGCGGGACGATTTTCAAGTGAAGGCTGATTTGTTTGGTATTTAATGCTGACATAATAATCAATTATTTAGGTTTCCGACGAGAATCGCTCTTTTTGCCGCCGCCGATGAGTTTGTTCACCGTGGCCCAGGCCGCGATTTCGAAGTCTCTGTACTGACATCCTTTTTCCCATATCCCGCTTCGGTGTGTGCCACCTGACGTTTCTGTTTGTCAGTGTGACTGGATTTATCACCTTGGGGCATAGAGATTCATTACTCGGTTTCGATCCTTTATTTGTCGGCCTT from the Verrucomicrobiota bacterium genome contains:
- a CDS encoding 4a-hydroxytetrahydrobiopterin dehydratase, which encodes MSALNTKQISLHLKIVPHWTKRAQTIRRTFKFEGFPMSITFVVRIAKCAQKINHHPYIDIDFDKVTLTLTTHDEGGLTEKDFTLARQCDDVFTQCLTSEEHKTPTQSKL